Proteins from one Cryptomeria japonica chromosome 4, Sugi_1.0, whole genome shotgun sequence genomic window:
- the LOC131034985 gene encoding uncharacterized protein LOC131034985, with product MRLGYRCIIYFRECEGMRNGKGTGLTVRPPYGDRTYQSGPLLASAPDPYWLRLLLPSVPSSSARNRSPSPRSAPDPTHRRRPPYGFRPPPALQPPAVPPRCHSLWCHYLQRFSTSASLWPRCSTATDRCPSSAASLLAARHPQLRPAAPWPLPPCVAAAQPLHRPAPPAAAIRNRSGSPWPLERRSLATSARIGTGLLFLPLSGGVWLFGHMLSIRSHFFENK from the exons ATGAGGCTGGGTTACAGATGCATCATCTATTTTCGTGAATGTGAGGGTAtgcggaatggaaag GGTACCGGGCTGACAGTCCGGCCGCCGTATGGCGACCGGACCTATCAGTCCGGCCCCCTGCTGGCCTCGGCCCCCGACCCCTATTGGCTTCGGCTTCTACTCCCGTCGGTGCCCAGCAGCTCCGCTCGTAACCGCTCACCGTCACCGCGCTCAGCCCCCGACCCTACCCACCGTCGCCGACCTCCCTACGGCTTCCGGCCCCCGCCGGCCCTACAGCCACCTGCTGTGCCTCCTCGCTGCCACTCACTTTGGTGCCACTACCTGCAGCGCTTCTCGACCTCTGCCTCCCTATGGCCCCGCTGCTCCACCGCCACGGATCGCTGCCCAAGCTCAGCCGCTAGCCTCCTTGCAGCCCGCCACCCGCAGCTTCGCCCAGCGGCTCCTTGGCCCCTGCCGCCCTGTGTTGCCGCCGCCCAGCCGCTTCATCGCCCTGCCCCGCCTGCTGCCGCCATCAGGAACCGCTCTGGGTCCCCCTGGCCACTGGAGCGCCGCTCCCTAGCCACCTCCGCCCGAATAGGCACTGGACTACtttttttgcctctttcagggggggtttggttatTTGGCCATATGttgagcatacggagtcattttttcgaaaacaaatag